One stretch of Accipiter gentilis chromosome 20, bAccGen1.1, whole genome shotgun sequence DNA includes these proteins:
- the LOC126048606 gene encoding protein NYNRIN-like, producing MYTDSKYAYGVVHTFGKIWEEWGLINSQGKDLVHEKLIVKILQAIRGPKRIAVVHVKGHQRGTTPEIRGNNLADQEAKVAALLAVTITPPAGETPARILSPQFSKPEMDKLKEMGVVEKEGKWELHDGRQMLPKALTWKIMKGMRSKTCWGVQALVAQFAIKYMCIGVYNVAKGIVQGCLTCQRINKQHLREKVQGGRELARRPFAKIQIDFTDLPKVGRYKHLLVLVDHLTHYVEAFPTPRTTANTVVKVLLEHIIPRYGNIETIDSDRGPHFISKVVKEALAPFGTKWEFHTP from the coding sequence ATGTACACTGATTCAAAATAtgcgtatggagtggtacacacttttggaaaaatttgggaGGAATGGGgacttattaattctcaaggaaaggaTTTGGTTCATGAGAAACTGATTGTCaaaattctacaagcaataagagggcccaagcgaatagctgtggtacatgttaaggGACACCAAAGAGGAACGACCCCTGAAAttcgagggaataatcttgctgaccaAGAAGCCAAGGtggcagcactacttgctgtgaccatCACCCCGCCGGCAGGTGAAACGCCGGCAAGAAtcctaagcccacagtttagtaaaccagAAATGGATAAATTGAAGGaaatgggagtagtggaaaaagagggtaaatGGGAACTACATGATGGGAGACAGatgttaccaaaagcactaacatggaaaataatgaaaggtATGCGCTCAAAGACTTGttggggtgtccaagcgctgGTTGCTCAAttcgcaataaagtacatgtgtattggggtttataatgtagccaagggaatcgtacagGGGTGCCTAAcgtgtcagaggatcaataagcagcatcttagagaaaaagtacaagggggacgggaattGGCACGCCGACCattcgccaaaatacagattgattttactgatctccctaaagtagggcgatataaacacttacttgtattggtagaccacctcactcattatgtcgaggcgttccctactCCTAGGACAACTGCCAATACagtggtaaaagtacttttagagcatatcataccgcgatatggaaatattgaaactattgattcagatagag